A window of Phyllobacterium sp. T1293 contains these coding sequences:
- a CDS encoding sensor histidine kinase, with product MLSAVSQLEFQQDNELYDLVSLALSLLGSDVAQIVLVGENQNHILAQAGTISDRSPDLWAFGASALALTGSDCLVLPDARADKRFADNHAVSTAQGVRFVAAVPVRVEEEPVGALMIASVEPVHAIAPQLQSQLNRVARLAGSFLGLKRDAQSRTDSIATLHRDELRNDMALEVGNVGSWVWDLKTGKFTGNKMAYSMLGLNDDKPINGEDVFRAMHPDDFPLMKSAFTRALAHNQDYVGEFRAASSGQWLMGRGRIFERDAAGKPLVAVGVNIDITSTRNAAEKTRLLLRELNHRVKNTLAMLQSLARQTLNRTSDPAEFMEAFSGRLRAISEAHTLLSDREWSGISLIDLITKQVEPYAIYDPSQVVLEGEDMVLPPDHALGLGIALHELATNAAKHGALSSAHGRVRVSWQTEPGLDESRVVIHWVETDGPRVTPPAARGLGERLIERSLDKVLSSSVRLSYPETGMEVLISMPIKESSNIVVG from the coding sequence ATGCTTTCGGCCGTAAGTCAGCTGGAATTTCAGCAAGACAATGAGCTTTATGATCTGGTGTCTCTGGCGTTGTCATTGTTGGGCAGCGACGTGGCTCAAATTGTACTGGTGGGCGAAAATCAAAACCACATATTGGCGCAAGCAGGAACAATTTCCGACCGCTCGCCTGACCTGTGGGCTTTCGGGGCGAGCGCACTGGCTTTAACAGGGAGTGATTGTCTGGTCCTTCCCGATGCGCGCGCAGACAAGCGCTTTGCCGATAATCACGCCGTGTCCACGGCCCAGGGAGTGCGGTTCGTCGCGGCTGTTCCTGTGCGCGTTGAAGAAGAGCCTGTTGGCGCATTGATGATTGCATCCGTTGAACCCGTTCATGCCATCGCGCCACAGCTTCAATCCCAGCTCAACCGGGTAGCCCGGCTTGCAGGTTCGTTTCTTGGCCTGAAGCGTGATGCGCAAAGCCGCACCGATTCCATTGCAACATTGCACCGAGACGAGTTGCGCAACGATATGGCGCTGGAGGTCGGCAATGTTGGCAGCTGGGTGTGGGACCTGAAAACAGGGAAATTTACAGGCAACAAGATGGCCTATTCCATGCTTGGGCTCAACGATGACAAGCCGATCAATGGGGAAGATGTGTTTCGGGCAATGCATCCGGATGATTTTCCGCTGATGAAATCCGCATTTACGCGGGCGCTCGCCCATAATCAGGATTATGTCGGTGAATTTCGCGCGGCATCCTCAGGTCAATGGCTAATGGGTCGGGGTCGTATTTTCGAGCGTGATGCGGCGGGCAAGCCGCTGGTGGCTGTTGGTGTGAATATCGATATCACCAGCACGCGCAATGCTGCGGAGAAAACGCGGCTGTTGCTGCGCGAATTGAATCACCGGGTCAAAAACACGCTGGCCATGCTGCAGTCTCTGGCGCGGCAGACGCTGAACCGGACATCCGATCCGGCAGAATTCATGGAGGCATTTTCCGGCCGCCTGAGAGCGATTTCCGAGGCGCATACGCTTTTATCCGATCGGGAATGGAGCGGTATCAGTCTCATTGATCTCATTACAAAACAGGTCGAGCCCTATGCGATCTATGACCCATCACAGGTCGTTCTCGAGGGCGAGGATATGGTTCTGCCACCGGATCATGCGCTGGGTCTTGGCATTGCGTTGCATGAACTCGCTACCAATGCAGCCAAACATGGTGCGCTGTCGTCAGCACATGGCCGGGTGCGTGTTTCGTGGCAGACGGAACCCGGTCTCGATGAATCGCGTGTCGTTATCCATTGGGTGGAAACAGACGGTCCGCGTGTCACGCCTCCGGCAGCCCGCGGTCTGGGTGAGCGATTGATTGAGCGCAGTCTGGATAAGGTTTTGTCGAGCAGTGTCCGGTTGAGTTATCCTGAAACCGGCATGGAAGTTCTGATTTCCATGCCGATAAAGGAAAGCTCAAACATCGTCGTTGGTTGA
- a CDS encoding DUF883 family protein has protein sequence MASVSSKVRKAVDDATETNPDLQAQVAALKEDIASIAATLAKIGKNSAREATSNASSSFENARARGEDALDEIRSQAKALEDQLTETVRENPLTTVAVAAGVGFLLALIARR, from the coding sequence ATGGCGTCAGTATCTTCAAAAGTTCGCAAAGCCGTGGATGATGCAACCGAAACCAATCCTGATCTTCAGGCACAGGTGGCGGCATTGAAAGAGGATATTGCGAGTATTGCTGCGACACTCGCCAAAATTGGCAAGAATTCGGCGAGAGAGGCGACAAGCAATGCATCCTCAAGCTTTGAAAACGCCCGTGCGCGCGGTGAAGACGCTTTGGACGAAATCCGTTCGCAGGCAAAGGCACTCGAAGATCAGTTGACGGAGACTGTACGGGAAAATCCGTTGACGACGGTCGCAGTCGCTGCGGGTGTCGGATTTCTTCTGGCTCTGATAGCCCGTCGCTGA
- a CDS encoding PRC-barrel domain-containing protein, which produces MMKRLLITTALMTVLTTSGFAQSQNSNSTEMHGIFNEAAKPVPTAGRYLKAERGQILTSGLIGQKVYTGPQDDAVSIGGVKDVVLDANGMAQAAIVGVGGFLGIGEKDVAVILNDLNWANRADGSRWLVITTSKEELEKAPAFDKAALAGEGVSAEFAKPALQPAKPVPEATTSVRDGLKAVPATAVSAEKLIGTTVYGSDEETLGTVGDALMTPDGQVEAFVVDVGGFLGLGKKPIAISIENLDLLAGKDGKIAVYTPFTKQQLEAHPAYTEEAYKADSEKILLRGSAE; this is translated from the coding sequence ATGATGAAACGCCTCTTGATCACCACCGCTTTGATGACAGTTCTGACCACTTCCGGCTTCGCCCAGAGCCAGAATTCCAACTCAACGGAAATGCACGGAATTTTTAACGAGGCGGCCAAGCCAGTGCCAACAGCCGGACGCTATCTGAAAGCTGAGCGAGGACAAATTCTGACATCAGGACTGATCGGGCAGAAAGTCTATACCGGCCCTCAGGATGATGCTGTCTCAATCGGCGGCGTAAAAGATGTGGTGCTCGATGCCAATGGTATGGCGCAGGCTGCAATCGTCGGTGTGGGCGGTTTCCTCGGTATCGGCGAGAAAGATGTGGCTGTTATATTGAATGACCTGAACTGGGCAAACCGCGCGGACGGCAGCCGTTGGCTCGTTATCACCACCAGCAAGGAGGAGCTCGAAAAAGCACCCGCCTTTGACAAGGCTGCATTGGCTGGCGAAGGCGTTTCTGCAGAATTTGCAAAACCCGCACTTCAGCCCGCAAAGCCCGTGCCGGAAGCAACAACAAGCGTGCGAGATGGTTTGAAAGCCGTACCGGCAACTGCTGTCAGCGCCGAAAAGCTGATTGGCACGACGGTTTACGGTTCTGACGAAGAGACATTGGGCACTGTAGGAGATGCCCTGATGACGCCTGATGGTCAGGTGGAAGCATTTGTCGTGGATGTTGGTGGCTTTCTCGGTTTGGGAAAGAAACCAATCGCTATTTCAATTGAGAATCTTGACCTGCTCGCTGGCAAGGATGGCAAGATCGCTGTCTATACGCCGTTCACCAAACAGCAGCTTGAAGCGCATCCTGCCTATACCGAGGAGGCTTACAAGGCAGACAGCGAGAAAATTCTTCTGCGCGGCAGCGCCGAATAG
- a CDS encoding DUF3309 family protein, with product MPVTTILIVILILVLIGVFPSWPYSRAWGYGPSGLFGIVLVILLILLLLGRI from the coding sequence ATGCCAGTGACCACCATTCTGATTGTCATTCTGATACTGGTCCTCATCGGCGTATTTCCCAGCTGGCCCTACTCGCGGGCATGGGGTTACGGCCCGTCCGGCCTGTTTGGAATTGTGCTGGTGATCCTGCTTATCTTGCTTCTTTTGGGCCGCATCTAA
- a CDS encoding AI-2E family transporter, with product MPSETTRKTSPRAVERVTQKSVYAPSQAEIDGRMQFPPVIVAIAVIGALYFARDILVPLALALLLTFALSPLVTYLHRFGIPKVLSVISVVLTAFIAIFLFATIVVGQLTVLAQNLPSYQYNIEAKIRTIKDAQSGNGVFDRGVRMFKRLGEEIGRSDEVERFAANNNEDQKAQPPQNVAPADQQNRAPLRKDDPDKPVPVEIRYPAPDPLQLLQTVAGPLIQPLATVGIVVVFVIFMLLRREDLRDRFIKLVGASDIHRTTTALHDAGKRVGQYLLMQLVINICFGVPIGIGLWLIGIPNPMLWGLLAIALRFVPYIGPFIAASFPLILALAVDPGWMLLLWTAALFIVLELISNNIMEPVLYGSRTGLSPVAILLAAIVWTWIWGPIGLLLSTPLTVCLVVLGRHVPRFEFLDVLLGNEPVLLPPQQLYQRLLSGDPDEATEKAEDYLQSSTISDYYVSVAVPALFLAEHDRGRGVLDASRRGRVVQSMIRLVENLSDHEDMEEEAEEGARSADPAQAKDDTTKKPKTIISAGGRGNLDDAAAVIVGDILERQDFDVRDITHDELETVNIDKLDLTDASAVYVSYLNTSSIAHARYLVRRIRRRNARIKIIIGFWAEDSGNVEGEKIVGSTKNCYFSSSIKEAVALIA from the coding sequence ATGCCTTCTGAAACGACGCGGAAGACTTCGCCTCGCGCGGTAGAGCGCGTTACGCAAAAATCAGTTTATGCGCCGAGCCAGGCTGAGATTGACGGGCGAATGCAATTTCCGCCCGTTATTGTTGCCATTGCCGTGATTGGTGCGCTCTATTTTGCCCGTGATATTTTGGTGCCGCTCGCCTTGGCACTGCTCTTGACCTTTGCCCTGTCGCCTTTGGTCACTTATCTCCATCGCTTCGGAATTCCGAAAGTTCTGTCGGTTATCAGCGTTGTGCTGACTGCCTTTATCGCAATATTCCTGTTTGCCACGATTGTGGTTGGCCAGTTGACGGTGCTGGCGCAGAATTTGCCAAGTTATCAGTATAATATCGAGGCGAAGATCCGGACCATCAAAGATGCTCAGTCGGGCAACGGTGTTTTTGATCGCGGCGTGCGCATGTTCAAACGCCTTGGCGAGGAAATTGGCCGGTCCGATGAAGTGGAGCGGTTTGCTGCCAACAATAATGAGGATCAAAAGGCCCAGCCGCCGCAAAATGTGGCACCGGCGGACCAGCAAAACCGGGCCCCTCTGCGCAAGGACGATCCCGACAAGCCCGTTCCGGTGGAAATTCGCTATCCTGCGCCTGATCCCCTGCAATTGCTGCAAACCGTTGCCGGACCCTTGATCCAGCCATTAGCCACGGTTGGCATTGTCGTTGTGTTTGTCATCTTCATGTTGCTGCGGCGCGAGGATTTGCGTGATCGCTTTATAAAGCTCGTAGGAGCCAGCGATATTCATCGCACGACTACAGCCTTGCATGATGCGGGCAAGCGTGTCGGCCAATATCTCCTGATGCAGTTGGTAATCAATATCTGCTTTGGTGTTCCGATCGGGATTGGTCTTTGGCTTATCGGTATTCCCAATCCCATGCTTTGGGGGCTTCTGGCGATTGCGCTGCGCTTTGTGCCCTATATCGGCCCATTCATCGCCGCGTCTTTCCCGCTTATTCTTGCACTGGCGGTCGACCCCGGCTGGATGCTTTTGCTGTGGACCGCTGCCCTGTTCATCGTTCTGGAACTTATCAGCAACAACATTATGGAGCCTGTGCTTTATGGTTCAAGGACCGGGCTCTCGCCGGTTGCCATTCTGCTCGCGGCCATTGTCTGGACCTGGATATGGGGTCCTATCGGACTTCTTCTTTCCACTCCCCTGACCGTGTGTCTTGTCGTGCTTGGCCGCCATGTGCCGCGCTTCGAGTTTCTCGATGTGCTGCTGGGCAATGAGCCTGTGCTTTTGCCGCCACAACAGCTTTATCAGCGGTTATTATCAGGTGATCCTGATGAAGCCACGGAGAAGGCAGAAGACTATCTCCAGTCGTCAACAATCAGCGATTATTATGTATCGGTTGCTGTCCCCGCACTGTTTCTCGCCGAGCACGACCGGGGGCGGGGTGTGCTGGATGCGTCCCGTCGCGGCCGGGTTGTGCAGAGCATGATACGCCTCGTTGAAAACCTATCCGATCATGAGGATATGGAAGAGGAAGCAGAGGAGGGTGCTAGGAGTGCCGACCCTGCACAAGCAAAGGACGATACAACCAAAAAACCGAAGACGATCATCTCGGCGGGCGGGCGTGGCAATCTTGACGATGCAGCGGCAGTAATTGTTGGAGACATTCTGGAGCGGCAGGATTTCGATGTTCGTGACATTACCCACGATGAACTTGAGACCGTTAATATCGATAAACTTGATCTTACCGATGCGAGCGCTGTTTATGTAAGCTATCTCAACACGTCTTCCATAGCGCATGCCCGCTATCTCGTTCGCCGGATACGGCGGCGCAACGCGCGCATTAAAATCATCATCGGGTTCTGGGCGGAAGATTCCGGGAATGTCGAGGGTGAAAAGATCGTTGGGTCGACCAAAAATTGCTATTTTTCCTCGTCTATCAAAGAAGCTGTCGCTTTGATTGCCTAA
- a CDS encoding CsbD family protein gives MGSTSDKISGLANKAAGNIKQAAGKATGSTKLQAEGKAQELKGDAQQMKGKAKDAVKKVVDRA, from the coding sequence ATGGGTAGCACAAGTGACAAGATTTCCGGACTTGCAAACAAGGCAGCCGGTAACATCAAACAGGCAGCTGGCAAGGCGACAGGTTCGACGAAACTGCAAGCCGAAGGCAAGGCTCAGGAGCTGAAGGGCGATGCCCAGCAGATGAAGGGCAAGGCCAAGGATGCGGTCAAAAAGGTCGTTGACCGGGCGTAA
- a CDS encoding transglutaminase-like domain-containing protein → MRLSVGCELSFDFAQETPLIAILNVHHSRVNDIEGIETFEATRGSSVDGYHDQFGNWCNRILAAPGPFTCSTNAVVYDSGMPDPVVVDAVQHRVQDLPAETLVYLLGSRYCETDVLSEDAWRLFGSTQEGWPRVQAVCDYVHNHITFGYEFSNPTRTAASGYWEGRGVCRDFTHLAVAFCRSLNIPTRYCTGYITDIGVPPPHAAMDFCAWMEVYLGGQWHAFDPRNNRPRIGRVKVAHGRDAADVPLTNVFGPNVLTKFTVWAKEAV, encoded by the coding sequence ATGAGACTGAGTGTCGGGTGTGAGTTGAGTTTCGATTTCGCGCAGGAAACACCCCTGATTGCCATTTTGAATGTGCATCATTCGCGGGTGAATGACATTGAAGGCATTGAGACATTTGAGGCGACACGGGGCTCCAGCGTTGATGGTTATCACGACCAGTTCGGCAATTGGTGCAATCGAATCCTTGCCGCGCCCGGTCCATTCACCTGCTCGACCAATGCGGTGGTTTACGACAGCGGAATGCCTGATCCAGTTGTTGTGGACGCCGTTCAGCACCGGGTACAGGACTTGCCCGCTGAAACTCTGGTCTATCTTCTGGGTAGCCGCTATTGTGAGACGGATGTATTGAGTGAGGACGCATGGCGGCTTTTCGGTTCCACGCAGGAAGGCTGGCCGCGGGTTCAGGCCGTTTGCGACTATGTCCATAATCACATTACATTCGGCTATGAGTTTTCCAATCCGACGCGCACCGCTGCATCGGGTTATTGGGAAGGCCGTGGCGTTTGCCGGGATTTTACCCATTTGGCGGTGGCATTTTGCCGGAGCCTCAATATTCCGACCCGCTATTGCACCGGTTATATAACCGATATCGGTGTTCCTCCGCCGCACGCCGCCATGGATTTCTGCGCCTGGATGGAAGTTTATCTTGGCGGACAGTGGCATGCATTCGATCCGCGCAACAACAGGCCTCGTATCGGACGGGTGAAGGTAGCGCATGGGCGGGATGCTGCCGATGTTCCGCTGACCAATGTTTTTGGCCCCAATGTGCTGACCAAGTTCACTGTTTGGGCAAAAGAGGCAGTGTGA
- a CDS encoding DUF768 domain-containing protein — MSQRAIDFVNNWIEANVHATRPADMAHHDPRPKQLVARCTADAEAAGISSEEILDGIGDLEICMITAIDRTALVKGRKQA, encoded by the coding sequence ATGAGCCAACGCGCGATTGATTTCGTCAATAACTGGATTGAAGCCAATGTCCATGCAACGCGTCCGGCGGATATGGCGCATCATGATCCAAGGCCAAAACAGCTTGTCGCCAGATGCACCGCCGATGCGGAGGCAGCCGGTATTTCGAGTGAAGAAATACTTGATGGTATTGGTGATCTGGAGATTTGCATGATCACCGCCATTGATCGGACCGCCTTGGTCAAAGGCCGCAAACAGGCTTAA
- a CDS encoding error-prone DNA polymerase produces the protein MASYTELAVTSNFSFLEGASQPEELVQAAALLGLEGIGIADRNTLAGVVRAYKAHKELTEEEGVKLNLYIGCRLMFTDGTPDLIVYPRGRAAYGQLCRLLSEGKERAKIKGLCHLVLEDFLFRAKDFQTVVMPPANPDKGLGSLLKKIAVVAPGCVWLGLAMPYQGADRRYGERLERTALAAGVPLLAVNNVLYHTPSRRPLQDVLTCIREHVTIYTAGRRLEQNAERHLKSQEEMQHLFRHFRSALEEVPRFVKPITFSMGELQYLYPDEPVPPGKTPQQHLVDETWKGAAKRYPDGIPDMVRDLLNKELTLIGTLGYAPYFLTVHDIVTHARSLNILCQGRGSSANSAVCYCLHITAVDPTNGNALFERFLSAERKEPPDIDVDFEHERREEIMQWVYERYGRHRAAIVATVISYRPRSAIRDVGKALGLTEDVTAALANTVWGSWGTTVEQHEVRQAGLDPDNIMIRRAVKLATELMGFPRHLSQHVGGFVLTQQRLDETVPIGPAAMKDRSFIEWDKDDIDTLRIMKVDVLSLGMLTCIRKAFDLIHLHKGGERYELATVPQGDLKVYDMLCEADSLGVFQVESRAQMNMLPRLRPREFYDLVIEVAIVRPGPIQGDMVHPYLRRRKGIEKVHYPSPSPEHGDKDELKNVLVKTLGVPLFQEQAMRIAIEAAGFTADEANKLRSAMATFRNRGTIHKMQEQMVEGMVRRGYERTFAENCFNQIKGFGEYGFPESHAASFAILVYISSWIKCHHPEVFAAALLNSQPMGFYAPAQIIRDARDHGVKVLPVDVNFSQWDNTLERDAHNQLAMRMGFRQVDGFSKDWAKEICTKRLRPYADIEEVRRMTRLERRAFVLLADADAFRSLRIDRREALWAVRRFPDNTTLPLFQIAETNELAQEPATLLPQMQMAEHVIADYESIRLSLKGHPMQFLRESLIAEGIVTCRQATSMTSKKRVKLAGVVTVRQRPGSAKGVVFMTIEDETGIANIIVWSKIMSIYRKEVMSSRLILIEGIVQSSDNVTHIVAAKLIDRTADLYRLSEQLPSLPVSRGDEVVHPVPDQSRARHPRNVRILPKSRDFH, from the coding sequence ATGGCGAGCTATACGGAACTTGCAGTCACCAGCAATTTCTCCTTTCTCGAAGGCGCATCACAGCCGGAAGAACTGGTACAGGCGGCGGCATTGCTGGGGCTTGAAGGCATTGGCATTGCAGATCGCAATACGCTTGCCGGGGTGGTACGCGCCTATAAGGCCCATAAGGAATTGACGGAGGAAGAAGGGGTAAAGCTCAATCTCTATATCGGCTGCCGGCTAATGTTTACCGACGGCACACCCGATCTGATTGTCTACCCGCGCGGCCGCGCAGCCTATGGTCAGCTTTGCCGCCTTTTGAGCGAGGGCAAAGAACGCGCCAAAATCAAAGGCCTGTGCCATCTTGTGCTTGAGGACTTCCTCTTTCGCGCCAAAGATTTCCAGACGGTGGTTATGCCTCCGGCAAACCCCGATAAAGGCCTCGGATCTTTACTCAAAAAAATTGCTGTGGTTGCTCCGGGCTGCGTCTGGCTTGGGCTCGCCATGCCCTATCAAGGGGCTGACCGGCGCTATGGTGAGCGGCTGGAGCGAACAGCCCTTGCTGCTGGCGTTCCTCTGCTGGCGGTCAATAATGTGCTCTATCACACACCTTCCCGTCGTCCCTTGCAGGATGTGCTGACCTGCATTCGCGAGCATGTAACCATTTATACGGCGGGACGCAGACTGGAACAGAATGCGGAAAGACATCTGAAATCACAGGAGGAGATGCAGCATCTTTTCCGGCATTTCCGCTCTGCCCTTGAGGAAGTCCCGCGCTTCGTCAAACCGATCACCTTCTCCATGGGTGAGTTGCAATATCTCTATCCGGATGAACCGGTCCCACCCGGTAAAACGCCGCAGCAGCATCTGGTCGACGAGACGTGGAAAGGAGCCGCAAAACGTTATCCTGACGGTATTCCTGATATGGTCCGCGACCTCCTGAACAAGGAGCTGACGCTGATCGGAACGCTTGGATATGCGCCCTATTTCCTGACGGTGCATGATATTGTCACCCACGCACGGTCACTGAACATCCTGTGCCAGGGACGCGGTTCCTCCGCCAATTCAGCCGTTTGCTATTGCCTGCATATCACTGCTGTTGACCCCACCAACGGCAATGCGCTTTTCGAACGCTTTCTTTCGGCTGAACGTAAAGAGCCCCCCGACATTGATGTCGACTTCGAACACGAGCGGCGCGAAGAAATCATGCAATGGGTTTATGAGCGCTATGGCCGGCATCGCGCGGCTATCGTTGCCACTGTCATCAGCTATCGCCCGCGCAGCGCCATCCGCGATGTCGGCAAAGCTTTGGGACTGACGGAAGACGTAACCGCTGCCCTTGCCAATACGGTGTGGGGCAGTTGGGGTACAACCGTGGAACAGCATGAGGTGCGTCAGGCGGGGCTCGATCCTGATAACATCATGATCCGCCGCGCCGTCAAATTGGCGACGGAGCTTATGGGTTTCCCCCGCCATCTCTCACAGCATGTGGGTGGTTTTGTACTGACACAGCAAAGGCTGGATGAAACGGTTCCCATTGGTCCTGCCGCCATGAAAGATCGCTCTTTCATCGAGTGGGACAAGGACGACATTGACACACTCCGGATCATGAAAGTCGATGTGTTGTCGCTCGGCATGCTCACCTGCATCCGCAAGGCCTTTGATCTCATTCATCTGCATAAAGGCGGCGAACGCTACGAACTTGCGACCGTCCCGCAAGGGGATTTGAAAGTTTACGACATGCTCTGCGAAGCCGATTCCCTTGGCGTGTTTCAGGTGGAAAGCCGTGCCCAGATGAATATGTTGCCGCGCCTGCGCCCGAGGGAGTTTTATGATCTGGTCATTGAAGTTGCCATTGTGCGTCCGGGACCTATTCAGGGCGATATGGTTCATCCTTACTTGCGACGCCGCAAAGGTATAGAAAAAGTCCACTACCCGTCCCCATCCCCTGAGCATGGTGACAAGGACGAGCTGAAGAACGTTCTGGTAAAAACCCTTGGCGTTCCGCTGTTTCAGGAACAGGCCATGCGTATTGCCATTGAAGCCGCAGGCTTTACCGCCGATGAGGCCAATAAATTGCGCAGCGCCATGGCCACATTCCGCAATCGCGGCACCATTCATAAAATGCAGGAGCAGATGGTCGAAGGCATGGTGCGCCGGGGCTATGAGCGTACCTTTGCCGAGAATTGCTTCAACCAGATCAAAGGCTTCGGTGAATATGGATTCCCGGAAAGCCACGCGGCAAGTTTTGCCATTCTTGTCTACATTTCCTCGTGGATCAAATGTCATCATCCGGAGGTTTTTGCTGCCGCTTTGCTGAACTCCCAACCCATGGGTTTTTATGCTCCGGCTCAGATTATTCGCGATGCACGGGATCATGGGGTCAAAGTGCTTCCTGTTGATGTCAATTTCAGCCAGTGGGACAATACGCTGGAAAGAGACGCCCATAACCAATTGGCCATGCGCATGGGCTTTCGGCAGGTCGATGGATTCTCGAAAGACTGGGCGAAGGAGATTTGCACAAAACGGTTGCGGCCTTATGCGGACATTGAAGAAGTGCGGCGCATGACACGACTGGAGCGCCGTGCCTTTGTCCTGCTTGCCGATGCGGATGCGTTTCGCTCGCTTCGTATCGACCGGCGCGAAGCACTTTGGGCCGTTCGCAGGTTTCCCGACAACACAACCCTGCCATTATTTCAGATTGCTGAAACCAACGAACTCGCACAGGAGCCAGCGACGCTATTGCCGCAAATGCAAATGGCCGAACATGTCATTGCCGATTATGAATCGATCCGGCTCTCACTCAAGGGCCACCCCATGCAGTTTCTGCGTGAATCTCTTATTGCAGAAGGCATTGTGACCTGCAGACAGGCAACTTCGATGACCAGTAAAAAGCGCGTCAAACTTGCCGGTGTTGTCACTGTCCGGCAAAGACCTGGTAGCGCCAAGGGCGTCGTCTTTATGACGATCGAGGATGAAACCGGCATTGCCAATATCATCGTCTGGTCAAAGATAATGAGCATCTACCGCAAGGAAGTCATGAGTTCCCGTCTCATCCTCATTGAGGGTATCGTGCAAAGCAGCGATAACGTCACGCATATCGTTGCTGCCAAGCTGATTGATCGCACGGCTGACCTTTACCGTCTTTCCGAGCAATTACCATCTTTGCCCGTATCTCGGGGCGACGAAGTGGTGCATCCGGTTCCGGATCAATCAAGAGCGCGCCATCCGCGCAATGTGCGCATCCTACCCAAATCCCGGGATTTTCATTAA
- a CDS encoding Y-family DNA polymerase codes for MFSDRSNRFLALWFPHLPTDRLKRENPQRAKSDQFLIVVDKVANALRLTALDERATKAGLYKTMALTDARAQFEQLDIAFASPRKDAALLEKLADWCDRYTPLVALDGSDGLMLDITGCVHLFGDEETMLEDIHQRLNQHGMIVRSAIAGNAPAAHAFARHSPGGVIDDASLNEKLRRLRLISLDIEDVHLAGLKRAGLRSVGDIEVLPRAALAARFGSELIDRLDALFGYANHPISPRRIVPVCMVERRMAEPLIVMDSVELVLHGLGDELFRQLQQRVEGAREIEASFFRVDGNVRRISIQAGQPLVDTKTLFRLLKERLSTLSEPLDAGYGFDIIRLAAVRVERTQALQRSLDNNIQETEEIGSLIDRLSIRLGTSRVLRPHAVDTHIPERAVSLEPASQTTTNLPVEWTPDHHPGEPPERPVRLFQPPERIETMAGVPDGAPAQFVWRKIRHNIVLAEGPERIAPEWWREHAGALTRDYYRLEDNQGHRFWVFREGLYERGQTTPRWYLHGLFA; via the coding sequence ATGTTTTCAGACAGATCGAACCGGTTTCTGGCGCTGTGGTTTCCGCATCTGCCCACCGACCGCCTCAAACGCGAAAATCCGCAACGGGCTAAATCCGATCAGTTTCTGATCGTTGTCGACAAGGTGGCCAATGCCCTGCGCCTGACTGCACTCGATGAGCGCGCCACCAAGGCAGGATTATACAAGACCATGGCTTTGACCGACGCCCGCGCGCAATTTGAACAGCTGGATATTGCCTTTGCTTCACCGCGCAAGGATGCCGCTTTGCTGGAAAAACTGGCCGACTGGTGCGACCGGTATACGCCGCTGGTGGCGCTTGATGGCTCCGATGGGCTCATGCTTGATATCACAGGCTGCGTGCATCTTTTCGGTGACGAAGAGACTATGCTTGAGGATATCCACCAGCGCCTGAACCAGCATGGCATGATTGTCCGCTCTGCCATTGCAGGCAATGCCCCGGCTGCCCATGCCTTTGCCCGCCATTCGCCGGGTGGTGTGATTGATGATGCATCACTCAACGAGAAATTGCGCCGTTTGCGTCTCATCAGCCTTGATATCGAAGACGTGCATCTGGCCGGATTGAAACGGGCCGGACTGCGCAGTGTTGGGGATATTGAGGTGCTTCCCCGCGCAGCCCTTGCCGCCCGTTTCGGCTCCGAATTGATTGACCGTCTGGATGCACTTTTCGGCTACGCGAACCACCCGATCTCCCCTCGGCGTATTGTACCGGTCTGCATGGTCGAGCGGCGAATGGCCGAGCCGCTGATCGTCATGGACTCTGTTGAACTTGTACTTCACGGGCTGGGCGACGAACTCTTCAGACAGTTGCAACAGCGCGTCGAGGGCGCGCGGGAAATCGAAGCCTCCTTTTTCCGCGTCGACGGAAATGTCAGGCGTATCAGCATTCAGGCGGGACAGCCGCTTGTTGATACCAAAACCCTGTTCAGGCTGTTGAAGGAACGGTTATCGACGCTTTCCGAACCACTCGATGCCGGTTACGGTTTTGATATTATCCGCCTCGCTGCCGTACGGGTCGAGCGAACACAGGCCCTGCAGAGAAGTCTCGACAATAATATTCAGGAAACCGAGGAAATCGGCAGCCTGATCGACCGGCTTTCCATTCGTCTCGGCACGAGCCGGGTCTTGCGCCCGCATGCCGTCGATACACACATTCCCGAACGTGCCGTTTCGCTGGAACCTGCATCACAGACAACGACAAATCTGCCTGTTGAATGGACACCGGATCATCATCCGGGTGAACCACCCGAGCGCCCCGTCCGGCTGTTTCAGCCGCCGGAGCGGATCGAAACCATGGCAGGCGTTCCCGATGGCGCTCCGGCACAATTCGTCTGGCGAAAAATCAGGCACAATATTGTTCTTGCTGAAGGGCCGGAACGCATCGCTCCGGAATGGTGGCGTGAACATGCGGGTGCCCTGACACGGGATTATTATCGGCTTGAGGACAATCAGGGCCATCGTTTCTGGGTGTTCCGTGAAGGTCTGTATGAGCGTGGCCAGACCACACCGCGCTGGTACCTGCATGGGCTTTTTGCGTGA